From one Paenibacillus terrae HPL-003 genomic stretch:
- a CDS encoding RNA polymerase sigma factor produces MMTDSQMIQEIKQGNVEVYSELMRRHQRKILAFVYHMLKSSNLEMIAEDLCSETFYKAYRSLHSFREVDASFSTWLYTIARNTVLSELRKHRSGQVPLEESGYVPVAPLDVIPEQAVLRGEKVEMVREAINRLPEKQRSALILREYEQLDYQEIATILGQTVSAVKSLLFRARTSVKTQLEPYFFEPLYEENEGMSSQ; encoded by the coding sequence ATGATGACAGATTCCCAGATGATTCAGGAAATCAAACAAGGTAATGTTGAGGTTTATTCAGAATTAATGAGGCGGCACCAACGTAAAATTTTAGCTTTTGTTTATCATATGCTGAAAAGTTCGAACCTGGAAATGATTGCTGAGGACTTATGCTCGGAGACGTTTTATAAAGCGTACCGGAGCCTGCACTCTTTTCGCGAGGTAGATGCATCGTTCTCCACATGGTTATATACGATTGCACGTAATACGGTGCTGAGCGAGCTTCGCAAGCATCGTAGCGGTCAGGTTCCATTGGAGGAGAGCGGTTATGTGCCGGTTGCTCCATTGGATGTGATTCCAGAGCAGGCCGTCCTTCGCGGCGAGAAGGTAGAGATGGTTCGTGAAGCGATCAACAGATTGCCAGAGAAGCAGCGGTCTGCGTTGATTTTGCGTGAATACGAGCAATTGGACTATCAGGAAATTGCTACGATTTTGGGGCAGACGGTCAGTGCGGTGAAATCGTTGCTTTTCCGGGCCAGAACCAGTGTGAAGACGCAGTTGGAGCCTTATTTTTTTGAGCCTCTCTATGAGGAAAACGAAGGGATGAGCAGCCAATGA